A region from the Gavia stellata isolate bGavSte3 chromosome 12, bGavSte3.hap2, whole genome shotgun sequence genome encodes:
- the CAV3 gene encoding caveolin-3 produces MAEEQSELEERIIIKDQHTKEIDLVNRDPKRINEDVVKVDFEDVIAEPVGTYSFDGVWKTSYTTFTVSKYWCYRLLSAILGIPLAVIWGFLFALISFCHIWAVVPCIKSYLIEIQCVSRIYSLCIHTFCDPLFEALSKICSNIRVALRKEI; encoded by the exons ATGGCAGAGGAACAGAGCGAGCTGGAGGAGAGGATCATCATCAAGGACCAGCACACCAAGGAGATCGACCTGGTGAACAGAGACCCAAAGCGTATAAACGAGGATGTTGTAAAG gtgGATTTTGAGGACGTGATAGCTGAGCCTGTGGGAACATACAGCTTTGACGGTGTCTGGAAAACCAGCTACACCACCTTCACCGTCAGCAAGTACTGGTGCTACCGGCTGCTCTCTGCCATCCTGGGCATCCCCCTGGCAGTCATCTGGGGCTTCCTCTTCGCCCTCATCTCCTTCTGCCACATCTGGGCAGTGGTGCCCTGCATCAAGAGCTACCTGATAGAGATCCAGTGTGTCAGCCGAATCTACTCCCTCTGCATCCACACCTTCTGCGACCCGCTCTTTGAGGCACTCTCCAAGATCTGCAGCAACATCAGAGTCGCTCTCCGGAAGGAGATCTAG